One window of the Staphylococcus equorum genome contains the following:
- a CDS encoding GNAT family N-acetyltransferase, whose product MTDIRYLTSEDSSIYRAFLLKGIHKELEVFAWKLQNDKCLVELNIQKLLSSQTSDYAVLGAFEQDELVGAATLIHKQKYSLSHKAIMENMCVQGHDDHSRDYISKLLMRHIFQICHDKEIEILLTSLISNNISGKVFFSNLNFDTLFLEEHARKYEDYYVDEHWLIYYFKGNDLELFN is encoded by the coding sequence ATGACAGATATACGTTACTTAACAAGTGAAGATTCATCTATTTATCGCGCTTTTTTATTAAAGGGCATCCACAAAGAACTTGAAGTATTTGCATGGAAATTGCAAAATGACAAATGCTTAGTTGAATTAAATATACAAAAATTACTTTCTTCACAAACATCAGATTATGCAGTGCTTGGTGCCTTTGAACAAGATGAATTAGTTGGTGCGGCTACTTTAATTCACAAACAAAAATATAGCTTATCTCATAAAGCAATAATGGAAAACATGTGTGTACAAGGTCATGATGATCATTCAAGAGATTATATCTCTAAATTGTTAATGCGCCATATTTTCCAAATATGCCATGACAAAGAAATAGAAATCTTATTAACTTCACTCATTTCTAATAACATTAGTGGAAAAGTATTTTTCAGTAATCTCAACTTTGACACACTCTTTTTAGAGGAACATGCTAGAAAATATGAGGACTATTACGTCGATGAACATTGGTTAATATATTACTTTAAAGGCAATGATTTAGAACTATTTAATTAA